The Pseudonocardia broussonetiae DNA segment CGACGTCCAGTGGCGCCCGGTCGACCAGGCGACGCTGCTGTCGGAGGGCGCCACCAAGTTCGAGCCGCCGGGCGTCACCGACGACGAGCAGCGGCGCACCGGCCAGCTCGCGATCACCGGGCTGCTCGCGCCCACCACGTCCGGCGGCGACATCGTCACCTCGGTGTTCCCCGACCTGCGCGACCCCGAGGTCGCGATCGACGTGCTGCGCGGCGACCTCGGCCTCGACGACGGGCGCGGGCAGTCGATCTTCGAGGTCGACCAGAGGCAGGTGGAGTCGGGCGAGCTCGTCCGGGTGGCGCGCCAGAACCTCGTGCCCGGCCAGAGCCTCACCCTCGACGACGGCACGACGGTGCGCTTCGACGGCGTGCGCAAGTGGGTCAACCTGCAGATCAGCCACGACCCGGGCCAGGTGTGGGTGCTGGTCTTCGCCGTCACGATGCTGGTCGGCCTCGCGGCCTCGCTCGGGGTGCGGCGCCGCCGCTTCTGGGCCAGGCTCACCCCGTCCGACGGGCCCGGCCGTACCGTGGTGGAGCTCGGTGGGCTCGCCCGCACCGACCGCGCCGGGTACGGCGAGGAGTTCGACCGCCTGCGGGCGGACCTGCTGCGAACCGAAGTGGAGAAGGACGCCTGATGCTCGCCCTCTACAGCGACCGCCTGTTCATGGCCGCCGTCGGTGTGTACGTGCTGGCGATGGTGCTGCACGCCGCCGAGTTCGCGGCCGCCCGCTCGGCGAAGCCCGTGCTGGTCGGCGCCGGCGGTCCGGACGGCGACGGGCGGCCCGTCGAGGAGGCCCGCCCGCGCGGCGAGCGCTTCGCCCGCATGGCCGTCTCGCTCACGGTGCTGGGCGCGCTGCTGCACCTCGGCTCGATCGTCACGCGCGGCGTCGCGGCCGAGCGGTGGCCGCTGGGCAACATGTACGAGTTCACGTCCGCGATCTGCCTGGCCGCGGTCGTCGGCTGGCTGGTGATGCTGCGCCGCTCGCCCGTCACGCGGGCCGTCGGGCCGTTCGTGCTGCTGCCCGTCGTCGTCCTGCTGTTCCTGGCCGGCACCGTGCTCTACGCGCAGGCCGCGCCCGTCGTGCCCGCGCTGCAGTCCTACTGGCTCGTCATCCACGTCACGACGATCACGATCTCGTCGGGCCTGCTGCTGGTGCCCGGCGTCGCGAGCATCCTGTTCCTGCTGCGCGGCTCGGGCCGCCTGGGCGGGCGCCTGGCCGAGCGGCTGCCGTCGTCGGACGTGCTCGACCGCCTCGCCTACCGCACCACGATCATCGCCTTCCCGCTGTTCACGTTCGCGGTCATCGCGGGCGCGATCTGGGCCGAGGCGGCCTGGGGCCGGTTCTGGGGCTGGGACCCCAAGGAGACCGTCGCGTTCGTCTCCTGGGTGATCTACGCGGCCTACCTGCACGCCCGGGCCACCGCCGGGTGGCGCGCGGCCCGCGCGGCCTGGATCAACGTGGCCGGCTTCGCGACCGTGCTCTTCAACCTCTTCTTCATCAACATGGTGGTGGCGGGCCTGCACTCCTACGCGGGTCTGGGCTGAGCGGACGGGACGAGGCGAGGGCCACCCGTACGCGCCTCGACCACGGGCGACGACGCGACTACCGTCGGCGTCCGTGACAGGGTTCAACGGTCGGTACGACGGGTTCGACGGGAAGCGTTGATGACGGAGCGTGATTCCGAGGGCGACGGGGACTACCCCGACGGCTCGGTGGGCCGCTATGTCCGCGAGCAGTGGGGCGCCGCCCCGACCCCCCGCAAGACGAGGCCCTACGTGGCGCCGGTGCGGCACCCGGAGCCCGCGGAGGAGCCGGCGCCGGAGCCCGGTGGGGAGGCGCCCGCGGGTGACGCGTCGCTGCCGCTGCGGCCGTCCGCGCCGCCCCCGGCGCCGTCGAGCCGGCTCGACGAGCTGAGCGGGCACGACGACGTCGACGCCTGGGCCGAGCGCGGCCGGGCCGCCGCGCACCGCGCCCCGGCCGCCCCCACCGACGCCCCGCCGCGTCGCGCACCCGACGTGCCGGACCCCCGCACGGCCGACCCGCACCCCGCCCCGGAGCGCGCGGCGGGCCCGCCGCCCCCGCGCCCGCCGCGGCCCCCGTTCGGCGCCGGGCCGTCGGGATCCGTGCCGTCGGGATCGGTGCCGTCGGGATCCGGGCCGTCGGGATCCGTACCGTCGGGAGCCGTGCCGTCGGGATCGGTGCCGCCCGCGTCCGCCCCGGTGCCCGCCCCGTCGGTCAACGGGTCCGCGCCCGCCGACCCCGGTCCGCGCACCCCGCCGCGCGGCGCCCCGCGCTGGACCGACCCGGGCGCCGTCGCCGCCCAGGAGGCCCAGCAGGCGCGCAACCCCGGGCAGCCCGACCTGTCGTCGGCGCGGCTGCTGCGCCCGACCAAGCGGCCGCCGCAGTCGGGCTGGCGCCGGCTCGTCTACGTGCTGTCCGGGCGCCTGTTCAACCCGGGGGAGAGCCCGGCCGACGTGCGGCGCCGCGAGCTCACCGTGCGCATCAACCAGCCGCTGCTGGGCTGCTACAAGATCGGCGTGCTCAGCCTCAAGGGCGGCGTCGGCAAGACCACGATGACGGCCACGCTGGGCGCCACGTTCGCGTCGCTGCGCGGCGACCGCGTGGTGGCCGTCGACGCCAACCCCGACCGCGGCACGCTGAGCCAGAAGATCCCGCTGGAGACCAGCGCCACCGTGCGCAACCTGCTGCGCGACGCCCAGCGCGTCCGCCGCTACACCGACGTGCGGGCCTACACCTCGCAGGGCGCGTCGCGGCTCGAGGTGCTGGCCAGCGAGCAGGACCCGGCGGTGTCGGAGGCGTTCAGCGAGGACGACTACCGGCGCACGGTCAACCTGCTCGAGCACTTCTACAACATCGTGCTCACCGACTGCGGCACCGGACTCATGCACTCGGCCATGTACGGCGTGCTGGGCGTGGCCGACCAGCTGATCATCGTGTCGTCGAGCTCGATCGACGGGGCGCGCAGCGCGTCGGCCACGATGGACTGGCTCGACGCGCACGGCCACGGCGACCTCGTGCGCAACGCGGTGGCCGTGGTGAACAGCGTGAGCCGCTCGTCGGGCGGCGTCGACCTGGACCGGGTGGCGGAGCACTTCGCGGCCCGGTGCCGCGCGGTCGTGCGGATCCCCTTCGACGCGCACCTGCAGGAGGGGGCGGAGGTCGATCTGGACCGGCTGGAGCCGGCCACGAGGCTGGCGCTGCTGGAACTGGCCGCGGCCGTGGCCGACGCGTTCGCGTCGGCCCACAGCAGCGGCTCGTGACTCCTGTCGGGGCTCTCCTCGGGGACTCTCCTCGGGGGGCGCCGGTCAGCCGGCCGGCGGCTCGTCCCGGCGCTTGACGCGCTCGTCGAGCTGACGCAGGAAGTCGGGATCGTCGTCCGGGCCGCTCACGCGCGGGCGGGCCGGGCCGGGAGCGGGACGCTCGCCCTGCGGGAGGGCGTCACCGTTCGCGGTGCCCATCGCCTTCCAGAGCACCAGAGCGATGATCGCCGCGCCGACGAACGCGATGAGAAACAGCATGTGCACCACCTCCGCCGTCGAGGTTAGCGGAGGTGGTGCTACGTCGGGGTGAACCCGTGCGGCCGAGCGCTCAGCCGTGCGCGGGCGGCAGCGTGGCCTCGCTGGTGAGGTCGGCGAGCAGGCCGCGGACCTCGGACTCGCGGAAGCGGCGGTGCCCGCCGGGGGTGCGGATGGAGCCGATGCGGCCCGCGGACGCCCAGCGCGTGACCGTCTTGGGGTCGACGCGGAAGAGCCCGGCGACCTCGCCGGGCGTGAGGAGCCGCTCGTCGCTGCTCGAGGGTGCTGCCATGGTGCGCCTCCAGGTGGTGTCCTGGTCCATCGTGACACTCGGGACCCCGGGTACTCGAACGGTTGTCCGGAGGTAAAGGGCGCCTAAAGGACGAAACGGACGAGTGTCGACCGTCCCGGGCGGGTCGTACGCTGGAGCCATGACGTCTCCCTCGGCCCCGGGCCTCCTGCCCACCGTCGGGCTCTACGCGCTCGCGCGGCTCGGGCTCGTCGCCCTCGTCGCCGTGCTGCTGGTGCTCGCGGGGGTGCCGGTCGTCGTCTCCGTGCTCGTCGCGCTGATCGTCGCGCTGCCGCTGTCGATGGTGCTGTTCCGCGGGCTGCGCTCGCGGCTGGACGCGGCGCTGGCGGAGTCCTCGCGCAGGCGGTCGGTGGAGCGCGAGGCGCTGCGGTCGCGGCTGCGCGGGGAGTGAGCGCAGGGACGTCGAGCCCGGGGCCCGGACGGGTCCGGGCTAGACGAGCGCGGTGACGGCCGCGCCCACCGCCGTGAGCACCGACCACGCGAGCAGGAGCACCCCGGTGGCGCCCAGCACGCGGACGAGCGCGCGCCCGTCGGCACCGCCGAGGACCTGGCGCGCCGGCGGCACCGCGAGCGGCAGGGCCAGCAGCGCGAGCAGCATCGGCCAGCCCCGCAGCCCGGCCAGCGCGGACAGCAGGAACGGGATCGCCACCAGCGCGACGTAGAGCCGGCGGGTGTCGGTGTCGCCCAGCACGACGGCCAGCGTGCGCTTGCCGGCGACGGTGTCGGTCGGGATGTCGCGCAGGTTGTTGGCCACGAGCACGGCGCAGGCGAGCAGTCCGACCCCGACCGCACCGACCACGGCCAGCGGGTTGGGCGGGCCGCTCTGCGTGAGCACGGTGCCGAGCACGGCGACCGGCCCGAAGAACACGAACACGGCGACCTCGCCGAGGCCCGCGTAGCCGTAGGGGCGGGAGCCGCCGGTGTAGAACCAGGCGCCCGCGATGCACAGCGCGCCCACCGCGATCAGCCACCACTGCCGCGACAGCGAGACCAGCGTCAGCCCGGCCAGGCCGGCCACGGCGAAGCAGCCGAACGCCACGGCGCGGACGGTGGTGGCCGCGGCGAGCTTCGAGCCGACGAGGCGCAGCGGGCCGACACGGTCGTCGTCGGTGCCGCGGATGCCGTCGGAGTAGTCGTTGGCGTAGTTGACGCCGACGACCAGGGCGACGGCGACGAGCAGCGCCAGCAGCGCCCGCCCGGGGGCGACGGTGCCGGCCCCCACGGCGACCCCGGTGCCGACCAGGACCGGGGAGACGGCGGTCGGCAGGGTGCGGGGGCGGGCGCCCTGCACCCACTCGCTCAGCGTGGCCACGGGGGAACGCTATCCGGCGGCCCGGGAGCGCGGTCCGGCCGGGAGTGGCGGCGGCTCGGGAGTTGCAGGAAGGCCACCTTGCTCACGGGAATCGTCAGCAAGGTGGCCTTCCTGCAACAGGGGAGCGGGTCAGGAGGGGGTCGCGGGCGTCGCCGTCGCGCCGGCCGAGCTGCCGCGCTCCGCGCTCGCCGCACCCTCGACCACCGCCGGGGCGCCCTCGGGGGCCGGGCCGGGGGTGCCGGTCGGGCCGGGGGCGTCCGACGGGCCGGGGACGTCGGTCGGGACGATCGCGGGGGCCGGGGAGGGTGCGTCGGTCGGGGAGAATGCGTCGGTCGGGGCAGGTGCGTCGGTCGGGGTGGGCGCGCCGGTCGCAGTGGCGGCGTCCGTCGGGGAGGCCGTGTCGGTCGGGCCCGTGATCCCGAGGTCGGTGGCCGCCGCGGCGCCGGACTGCGCCGGTGCGGCGGTGGGGGTGTCGGCGGTGCAGGCGGCGACGTCGTCGGCGTCGCTGACGTCCTGCGCCCCGATGTACTGGTCGGCGCCGATCCGCAGCCACCGGTCCGAGCCCGACGTCGTCGCGCACTCCACCGGCACGGCCGCGCGCTCGGCGGCCACGCCCACGACCTCGGCGGCCGCGTCGGGCGCCGCGAGGACGTCGACCGGGGACTCCGAGCTCACCAGCGACAGGCGGACCGAGCCGGTCCACAGGTAGTCGACGCTGACCCACGCGTTGTCGGTCAGGCCCAGCGCGTCCCAGAACAGGCCGTCGCCGAGGTCGATGCCGGCGGGGTTGGAGGGCGTGCGGCCGTACTGGTCGCGGCCGCCGTTGTAGCCGTCGGTGTGCGCGGCCTGGGCCTGCGGCACGCCCTGCGGGAGGTCCTTCCACTCCTGGCGCTGGTCGGAGGGGTTCCAGTAGTCGTCGCGGGTGTTCCAGGGGCCCACGTCCCACACCGGCGCGAACGCGCAGCGGCCGTTGGGGGCGCACACCTTGACCGAGTAGTCGCTGGTGTTCCGCGGGGCGAGCGCGCGGCGCGAGGGCAGGGCGACGAAGTGGTCGCGCTCGGCGATCACGTGCCCGTTGGCCGTGGTGCCGCCGGCCAGGCCCTCGCGGGTGGCGAAGACGCGGTAGTTGAGGGTCGCGGTCTCGACGACGGCCTCGGTGCGCGCCGCGGCGGGGTGCGCGGTGACCGTGACGCCGCGGACGGCGGGCTCCGCGGCGGGGTCGCCGGTGAGGACGAGGCGGGTCTGCACCTCCGACGTGGGCTCGGGCAGGGTCGCCGTGCCGGTGGTGGGCGTGGTGCCGGTCGTGGGGACCCACTCGGTCCAGCCGCCCGACGCGCGGCGCCCGCGGACGTCGACGGCGGCGGTGCTGCCCTCGGGCAGGTCGCCGTCGACGGCGGTCTCCACGCGGTCGGTGCGCATCCCGAGCGCGTGCGTCGGCAGCGTCAGCAGGCCGGTCGGGACCGGCGTGCCGTCGGAGTCGGCCGGGAGCAGGTGGGTGCCGGCGTGGTCGAGCCGCGCGGTGCCGCCGTCGACGACGACCCCCGCGCTCTCGCCGGCGACCAGGTCGGGGCTCCACACCGACGCCGGGACGGCCTCGGCGGCCGCCGCCGGCGCTGCCGTGCCGAGCGCGAGCGCGCCGACGACGGCCAGCAGGGTGGCGGTGCGCAACCTCATCCGCATGCTGAGAACTCCCGTGTGGTGTCTGTGACTGCTGGTGCTGGTGTTGCTTCTGATGGCGCAGCAGACCGGACGGAGGAGTAGTGGTCAATCAACTGAGAGTGAGCGCACCGAACTGATGGCGCTCCCCGTCACCCGCTCGGGTGGACGGGCCCCGGTGTCACCGTGACGAGGAGGGACACGGCCGCACGATCGGGCTTGCCGATTCCCCGGACCGGGATCTCCAGGACGTCGACGATCCGGCGCGGCACCGCGGCCCTCCCGAGCTCGGCGCGCACGGCGTCGCGGAGCCGGTCGTCGTCGGGGCGGTCCGGGCCGGGCACCACGGCGGCCGCGACGACCTGTCCCCACCGCGGGTCGGGCACCCCCACGACGCACACGTCCCGCACGCCCGGCTGCGCGGCGAGCACCCGCTCGACGGCCGCGGGCGCCACCTTCTCCCCGCCCGTGACGATCACGTCGTCGGCGCGGCCGAGCACCTCGAGCCGGCCGTCGCGCAGGCGTCCGAGGTCGCCGGTGCGGAACCGCCCGTCGAAGGCGGGCCCGCCGACGTACCCGGTGGCGAGCGTCGGGCCGCCCAGCACGATGCGGCCGTCGTCCTCCAGGTCGACGGTGACGCCGTCGAGCGGCACGCCGTCGTAGACGCAGCCGCCCGCCGTCTCGCTCATCCCGTAGGTGGTGACGACGGCGACGTCCGCGTCGAGCGCGCGGCGGCGCAGCCCGGCGTCCAGCGCGGCCCCGCCGACGAGCACCGCGCGGTAGCCGCGCAGCGCGTCGAGCGCGGCGCCGCCGGCGTCGAGGACGCGCAGGAGCTGCGTCGGCACGAGGCTGGTGTGCCGCGGGCCGGGAGGGAGCAGCGCGGTGGCGGCGGCGAAGTCGTCGGGGCGGAAGCCGCCGCGCAGGTCCTGCACCACCGGCGGCGCCCCGGCCAGCAGCGCGCGCACGACCACCTGGACCCCGGCGACGTGCTCGGCCGGCAGCGCGAGCAGCCAGCGCGCCGGCCCGCCGAGCCGGGTGGCCGTCGCCCCGGCGGACGCCCGCAGCGCGGTCGCCGACAGCGCGACCAGCTTGGGCTCGCCGGTGGACCCCGAGGTCGCGATGACGACGGCGGTGCCGGGCGGGGGCTCCCCGACGGGCGCGGGCCCCGTGTGCGGCAGGACCGCGGGGCCGCCGTCGAGCGCGTCCGCGAGGGCCGCGGTCAGGGCGTGGACGGACCCGGGGGAGCCGTCGAGGGCGAGCGTCCGCATGCCCCGAGTCCACACCGTGGCCGTGGCCGGGGCCCGATCGGGGCACCCGCCGCCCGGGACCGTGACGGTCCGTGCCGATCGCGCCACCCACACGGGGAGCCCGCTCACGCGGACGGGACGCAACACCGCAGCTCACGGGCCCGATAAGCAGGCATGGAGATCATGAGCTGGGCCGCGGCCGGGGTGACGGCGTGGATGGCGCTGTCCGTGCCGCTCGCTCTCCTCGTGGGTGCGGCGATCCGGGCCGGCGCCGCGGGCGGGCAGCGGACCACCCTGCGGCGCCAGCCCGCCTACCAGCGGCACGGGCTGGGCTGCGCCGGCGGGCGGATGGTGCGCGGGGTGGCCTGAGGCCCGCCGCCGGGAGATCAGTAGTGCCAGGGGTACGCGGCCCAGTCGGGGTCGCGCTTCTGCAGGAACGCGTCGCGGCCCTCGACGGCCTCGTCGGTCATGTAGGCCAGCCGCGTGGCCTCGCCGGCGAACAGCTGCTGGCCGACCAGCCCGTCGTCGGTGAGGTTGAAGGCGTACTTGAGCATCCGCTGCGCCGTCGGCGACTTCCCGTTGACCTCCTTCGCCCACTGCAGCGCCGTCGCCTCCAGCTCCGCGTGCGGCACGACCGCGTTGACCGCGCCCATGCGGTGCGCGTCGGCGGCGGAGTAGGTGCGGCCCAGGAAGAAGATCTCGCGGGCGAACTTCTGCCCCACCTGCTTGGCCAGGTACGCCGAGCCGTAGCCGCCGTCGAAGCTGCCCACGTCGGCGTCGGTCTGCTTGAAGCGGGCGTGCTCGGCGCTGGCGAGCGTCAGGTCGGCCACCGCGTGCAGCGAGTGCCCGCCGCCGGCCGCCCACCCGTTGACGACCGCGATCACGACCTTGGGCATGAACCGGATCAGCCGCTGGCACTCGAGGATGTGCAGGCGCCCGGCGCGCCCGGCCTGGACCGTGTCGGCCGTGTCCCCGTCCGCGTACTGGTAGCCGGTGCGGCCGCGGATGCGCTGGTCGCCGCCCGAGCAGAACGCCCACACCCCGTCCTTGGGCGCCGGGCCGTTGCCGGTGAGCAGGACGCAGCCGACGTCCGGGCTCTGGCGGGCGTGGTCGAGTGCGCGGTAGAGCTCGTCGACGGTGCCGGGGCGGAACGCGTTGCGCACCTCGGGCCGGTCGAACGCGATGCGCACGGCTCCGGTGTCGACGGCGCGGTGGTAGGTGATGTCGACGAAGTCGAACCCCTCCACCGGGCGCCACGCGGAGGGGTCGAACGTCTCGGAGACCTGTTCGGGCACGGCCCGCACCTTACGGATCGCGTGCGCGGAGTCCGTGCACACCGTGCCGTCGGCGTGCACACGCCGGGAGCCGTGCACCGCGGCCACCGGGTGTGCACGGCCGCGCGGGGTGGCGGCCGGTCTGCGAGGCTGGGGTCGTGACCGACGTGGTGACCAGCACCCGGGGCCGGGCCGGGCTGGTCGCGGCCGTGGCCGCCCCCGGGATCCTGGTCGCCGCGGCCGGGCTGCTCCACCCCCGCGCGCTCGCCCCGTCGACGGCGCCGCTGTGGTGGCAGCTGCACGTCGTCCTGCTGCCGCTGTTCCCGCTGCTGGCCGTCGCGCTGTGGGTGCTGCTGCGCGGCGAGCGCGGGCCGCTGGCGTGGGCGGCGCGGGTGGCCGCGTACGTCTACGCCGCCTTCTACACCGCGCTCGACGTGCTGGCCGGGATCGCCGCCGGGTACCTCGTCGACCGCGCGCAGGGCGGCAGCCAGGAGGCGCTCGACCTGCGGGCGCTGGGCAACGACCTCGGGATGGTCGGCTCGTGGGCGTTCCTCGCGGCCGCGGTGCTCACCGGGGTCCTGCTGGTGCGCCGGCACGGGCGGGGCGCGCTGCCCGGCGCGGTGGTCCTGCTCGGCGGCGCGGCGACCTTCCTGCACGGGCACGTCTACTGGCCGACCGGCGGCCTCGCGGTGCTGGCGATCGGGGTCGGCTGCGGGTTGCTGGCGGCTGCCGCGGCACCGGCCGCCGCCGCGCACTCCTCCCCGGCCTGAGCCCGGACTGGCAGGATCGCGGTCGTGCAGACCCTGCCCAAGGGCGCCAACGCGCCGCTCCCTCCCGGTCCCGTCTCGGTGCGCGTCACGGCCGCCGCCCCCGTCGACATCTCCGCGCTGCTCGTCGCGGCCACCGGCAAGGTGCGCGGCGACGCGGACTTCGTGTTCTACAACCAGCCGCAGGCGCCGGGCGTGCGCTACAACCCCGACGGCGTCGACGTCGACCCGGGCGCGGTCGAGGACGCCATCGAGACGGTGGTCGTCACCGCGAGCCTCGACGGCCGCGGCCCCGCGACGTTCGGTGCGCTCGGCGGGCTGCGGATGGACGTGGCCGTCGCCGGCACGCCGGTCGTGACGTTCACCCCCGACGGCCTCGGCGCGGAGACGGCGCTGCTGTGCGTCGAGATCTACCGGCGGGGCGCGCAGTGGAAGGTCCGCGCGGTCGGCCAGGGCTACGCCAACGGGCTGGGCGGGATCGCGACCGACTACGGCATCTCGGTCGACGACGAGCCGGCCCCCGTGGAGCAGCAGGCGGCACCTGTGCCGCAGGCGCCGTCCGTCGTCAACCTCGACAAGGGCAAGGTGTCGCTGGCCAAGCGGCAGACGGTGTCGCTGACCAAGACCGGCGCGCCGCCGCTGCGCCGCGTCGCCATGGGGCTGGGCTGGGACCCGGCGCAGGGCGGGCGCAGCATCGACCTGGACGCGTCGGCGATCGTGATCGGCAGCCGCGGCAAGAAGACCGACTCGGTGTGGTTCATGTCCAAGAGCGCGTTCAAGGGCGCGCTGGAGCACTCGGGCGACAACCTGACCGGCCACGGCGAGGGCGACGACGAGACGATCGAGGTCGACCTCGCGAAGCTCCCGGACGACGCGCAGGCGATCGTGTTCGTCGTCAACTCGTTCCAGGGGCAGCGGTTCACCGAGGTCAGCCGCGCGTACTGCCGGTTGATCGACCTGGACACCCGCGCCGAGCTCGTCCGCTTCGAGCTGACCGACTCCCAGCCGCACACGGGCGTGATCATGAGCGTGCTGCGCCGGGCGGGTGCCGCGTGGACGATGACCGCGATCGGCGAGTTCCACGACGGCAAGACCGTCCGCGCGATGTACGGGCCCGCCGAGCAGCTGCTCCGGGGCCTGGACTAGCCGTGGAGCAGGTCCGCTCCGACGGGATGGACGCGCGCGTGCTCGGTGCGCTGCGCGCCGCCGTCATCTCCGGGGAGCTCGCGCCCGGGTCGCTGCACTCGGTGCAGGCGCTGGCGACGCAGCTCGGCGTCTCGCGCACCCCGGTCCGCGAGGCGCTGATCAAGCTGGCGCAGCTCGGGATGGTGCGGTTCGAGCGCAACCGCGGCGTGCGGGTGCTGCAGACCTCGCTGCACGACCTCGAGGAGGTCTTCGCGCTGCGGCTGCTGCTGGAGGTGCCAGCGACGCGCCGGGCCTGCGAGCTGCTCGACGCGGCCGGGCGCCGGGAGCTGCGGCGCATCTTCCGGGCGATGGAGCGCGCCGCCGACGCCGACGACGACTTCGCGCTGTGGGAGCACGACCGGCACTTCCACCGCGCGCTGCTGCAGGCCTCGGGCAACACGCGCCTGGCGCACTACGTCGACGGGCTGCGCGACACGGTGCTGCGCCGCGGCGTGTCGACGGCGCGGTCGTCGCGGTCGCTGCACGAGATCGTCGCGGAGCACCTGGTCGTGCTGGAGCGCATCGAGGCCGCCGACGCCGACGGCGCGGCCGCCGCGATGCGGGCCCACGTGCTGCACACCGCCGAGCTCCTCATCGCCCAGGAGAGCGGGGAACCGGTGGGCTCGCTGGAGATCGACCTCGTGTGGACCGATGGACGCGTGCGCACGGATTGACGAGTGGCATGTCACATGTCACGGTGCGCACAGGCGCGTCCGAGCGCGTCGCTCGACGGCGAGAGGATCCCCATGGCCACAGCGAACAAGGTCACCGTCATCCCCTGCGGGGCGATGTCCGCAGACCTCACCTGGCTCCTGCTCAAGCCCGGCAAGTCCATCACCGACCGGAACCACAAGGACGGGCCCGCCCCCTGGGTCGACGTCCCCACGCACTGCGTGCTGGTGGAGACCGACGAGGGCAAGGTCCTCTGGGACACCAGCTGTCCGAGTGACTGGGAGGACCGCTGGGCCCCCACCGGGCTGCAGGACTTCTTCCCCTACGACAAGGTGTCCGACGACGAGTACCTCGACGCGCGGCTCACCCAGCTGGGCGTCGGCCTCGACGAGATCGACTACGTGATCCTGTCGCACCTGCACTTCGACCACGCCGGCAACGCGCAGATGTTCAAGAAGACCAACGCGAAGCTGGTCTGCCACGAGCGCGAGAAGGACTTCGCGTTCAACTTCGAGGGCCCCTTCAACGGCGCGCACCTCAAGGCCGACTACGAGGGACTGGACTTCCAGACCGTCTCCGGCGACACGGAGTTCCTCCCCGGCATCACGCTCATCGAGACCCCCGGCCACACCGTCGGCACGATGTCGATGCAGGTGGACCTCCCCGACACCGGCACGATGATCTTCACCTCCGACGCCGTCTACATGGGCGAGAGCTTCGGCCCGCCCGCCACGCCGGCCGCGATCGTCAACAACCTCGAGGACTTCTACAAGTCCGTCGAGAAGCTGCGCGGCATCCAGGAGAAGACGAACGCGACGATGGTGTTCGGCCACGACGCCGAGCAGATCCACCAGCTGCGCGTGGCGCCGGAGGGCTCGTACACGTGACCGCCGACGTACTTCTTCCCGCGGAGGCGAGATCATGACAGGCATCGAACTCAAGGAAGAGACGATCTTCACCTGGGGGGCGCCCCCGCTGAAGTTCGGCGCGGGTGCGTCGGACGAGATCGGCTTCGAGATGTCGGGCTACGGCGTCAAGCGGGTCCTGATCGTCACCGACCCCGGCGTCAGCGCGCTGGGCATCCCGCAGCGCATCGCCGACACGCTGGCGCGCTACGAGA contains these protein-coding regions:
- a CDS encoding GntR family transcriptional regulator; protein product: MEQVRSDGMDARVLGALRAAVISGELAPGSLHSVQALATQLGVSRTPVREALIKLAQLGMVRFERNRGVRVLQTSLHDLEEVFALRLLLEVPATRRACELLDAAGRRELRRIFRAMERAADADDDFALWEHDRHFHRALLQASGNTRLAHYVDGLRDTVLRRGVSTARSSRSLHEIVAEHLVVLERIEAADADGAAAAMRAHVLHTAELLIAQESGEPVGSLEIDLVWTDGRVRTD
- a CDS encoding N-acyl homoserine lactonase family protein, whose product is MATANKVTVIPCGAMSADLTWLLLKPGKSITDRNHKDGPAPWVDVPTHCVLVETDEGKVLWDTSCPSDWEDRWAPTGLQDFFPYDKVSDDEYLDARLTQLGVGLDEIDYVILSHLHFDHAGNAQMFKKTNAKLVCHEREKDFAFNFEGPFNGAHLKADYEGLDFQTVSGDTEFLPGITLIETPGHTVGTMSMQVDLPDTGTMIFTSDAVYMGESFGPPATPAAIVNNLEDFYKSVEKLRGIQEKTNATMVFGHDAEQIHQLRVAPEGSYT